A genomic stretch from Helianthus annuus cultivar XRQ/B chromosome 1, HanXRQr2.0-SUNRISE, whole genome shotgun sequence includes:
- the LOC110930904 gene encoding uncharacterized protein LOC110930904, producing the protein MASINLVYTQLSAQQALLQAQANQSAFVTPQPRSLSTHTTQQTNAWNLRPEKGPVQNVRRPSAHDTRDTFGETESNFVQNPNSQRKPIQARLGARNMNTEWDEEEDDPTYKGETTVFSRLHPEHEAYKPAKRAGYNPKAEHDYTLSYRPDDMAEDLKFIREIATAAIDKTKLPHNVGKYNGLTDPDDHLQVFKGAGATGGWNLPTWCHLFAQTFVGAARVWFDSLPAGKIKSWVDFREKFLAHFSQQRRHARDPTDCLNIWRRDHESVEDFITRYNKECLEIGDVGEKMMHAHFMRAVKCDDLIKRVKGRDGGPKDWETFIEAAKTIAQTDKQLTGDDHRQRAHNSNDRHGRKGTGQSWRSSSHRERSPPREDARHTINQIAHRKEVKRENREKQWTPLTKTPSEVLATKNHQFKPPLQTRNKRGQDPNLYCEFHKDTGHLTDDCFSLNQEIERALRDGKLTHLVKGGKRDYRQIQRRDEGPDNKKLRKLETHMVQGGPRRPKKNYNKRTQDDSWREKQVIFPVVRGGPREKRPIVIPGVIGHYQTDYIFIDPGSTADIIYEQCFNQFDQEDKARLEPVDYPLTGFCNEAVFPLGQISFPVLLSDGRNSRTEEVTFMVLPAHSRHDILLGRESQ; encoded by the coding sequence ATGGCGTCCATAAACCTAGTTTATACACAACTCAGCGCACAGCAAGCTCTACTCCAAGCACAAGCTAACCAGTCAGCATTTGTAACTCCACAaccaaggtctctgagtacacaTACAACTCAGCAGACTAACGCGTGGAACCTACGTCCGGAGAAAGGACCAGTTCAAAATGTGAGAAGACCAAGCGCGCACGACACGCGCGATACGTTTGGCGAAACAGAAAGCAACTTTGTGCAAAATCCCAACTCGCAAAGAAAACCGATCCAGGCTCGTTTGGGCGCACGCAATATGAACACAGAATGGGATGAAGAAGAAGACGACCCTACATACAAAGGGGAAACCACAGTGTTTAGCAGACTTCATCCAGAGCACGAAGCATACAAGCCCGCAAAGCGCGCAGGGTACAACCCAAAGGCAGAACACGATTATACCTTAAGCTATCGTCCAGACGACATGGCTGAAGATTTGAAATTCATCAGGGAGATTGCCACAGCCGCCATAGACAAAACCAAGCTGCCGCACAACGTTGGCAAATACAATGGACTGACAGATCCGGATGATCATCTCCAGGTTTTCAAAGGCGCAGGAGCAACAGGTGGATGGAACCTACCAACTTGGTGTCACCTGTTCGCACAAACGTTCGTGGGCGCAGCGCGCGTCTGGTTCGACAGCTTGCCAGCAGGAAAAATCAAATCATGGGTTGACTTCAGAGAGAAGTTCCTGGCACACTTCTCTCAACAGCGGAGGCACGCCAGGGACCCAACAGATTGCCTAAACATATGGCGTCGAGACCACGAAAGCGTGGAAGATTTTATCACAAGATATAACAAGGAATGTTTGGAGATTGGAGATGTGGGAGAAAAAATGATGCACGCACACTTCATGAGGGCAGTTAAGTGCGACGATCTGATCAAGCGCGTGAAAGGAAgagacggaggacccaaagattgggaaactTTCATTGAGGCCGCCAAAACAATAGCACAGACAGACAAACAGTTGACCGGTGACGACCACCGTCAACGCGCACATAACTCCAATGACCGACACGGCAGGAAAGGCACAGGCCAGTCATGGAGGTCTTCCAGTCATAGAGAAAGAAGCCCACCAAGAGAAGATGCGCGACACACAATCAATCAGATAGCACACAGAAAAGAAGTAAAGAGAGAAAACAGAGAGAAACAGTGGACGCCATTAACCAAGACCCCTTCGGAGGTCTTGGCCACTAAAAATCACCAATTTAAACCACCCCTACAGACGCGTAACAAAAGGGGTCAAGATCCCAATCTCTACTGTGAATTTCATAAGGATACGGGTCACCTCACCGACGACTGTTTTAGCCTGAATCAAGAAATTGAAAGAGCCCTAAGGGATGGAAAGCTCACTCACCTGGTCAAAGGCGGAAAGCGCGACTACCGCCAAATCCAAAGAAGAGACGAAGGACCAGATAACAAAAAACTCAGGAAGTTGGAAACCCACATGGTGCAAGGAGGTCCACGAAGACCAAAGAAAAATTACAACAAGCGCACACAGGATGATTCGTGGCGCGAGAAGCAAGTCATCTTCCCAGTTGTTAGAGGAGGCCCAAGGGAAAAACGACCAATAGTTATCCCAGGAGTGATTGGTCATTATCAGACAGACTACATCTTCATCGATCCGGGGAGCACCGCGGATATCatatacgaacaatgcttcaatcaatttgaccagGAGGACAAGGCGCGCTTGGAGCCAGTAGACTACCCAttaactggtttctgcaacgaggCCGTTTTTCCCCTGGGACAGATATCATTCCCGGTGTTACTTTCGGACGGACGAAATTCAAGAACAGAAGAAGTCACGTTCATGGTGCTGCCTGCACACTCAAGACACGACATCCTCCTAGGAAGAGAATCCCAATGA
- the LOC110939624 gene encoding uncharacterized protein LOC110939624, with the protein MSSSSTSAVIRKPKVFKVDLEGNLYCHHDVVAVLRVAGRKSERHGQEFYGCSHWPRGDCKFFLWKEDVDKMFVERSYGTSTQVTFKDLKIKNLELQNMLLIEENMNLKAMRFDTKTKSKTPYLLTFVIAIVILLYLCI; encoded by the exons ATGTCGTCTTCTTCTACATCTGCTGTAATTCGAAAACCTAAAGTATTCAAGGTCGATTTGGAAGGCAATTTGTACTGTCATCACGATGTTGTTGCTGTTCTTCGAGTAGCTGGTCGTAAAAGTGAACGACATGGTCAAGAATTTTACGGCTGTTCTCACTGGCCT AGAGGGGATTGCAAATTCTTCCTCTGGAAAGAAGATGTTGATAAGATGTTCGTTGAACGTTCATACGGCACCTCAACTCAAGTGACGTTTAAAGACCTGAAGATAAAGAACCTTGAATTACAGAATATGTTGTTAATAGAAGAGAACATGAACTTGAAAGCAATGAGATTTGACACAAAGACGAAGTCGAAGACACCATATTTGCTAACCTTTGTAATTGCAATTGTCATATTGTTGTATTTGTGTATTTAG
- the LOC110876907 gene encoding phosphoglucan, water dikinase, chloroplastic produces the protein MDTLRVLNCYSATKNPSSLETHLSREEFRFFRHNNRQRTFRLLGFSKPVFTGHNLGFQHQSFPIVCAVSTQTREGETGEKEMKSKALRGMVQLNLRLDHQVKFGEHVGVLGSTKEFGSWKKKKQLNWTETGWVCNMECKGGETIEFKFVVEQTDKSMIWEGGDNRVLKLPQSGSYEIVFHWNMTNEPLNLLPLDSNEYEVEVESVDEKKDDNGSLVVEGATSPFVDKWQGKEASFMQSNEHGNRERERHWDTSGLEGVALKLVEGDKSGRNWWRKLEVIRDLVVESKDGAERLDALIYSAIYLKWINTGQIPCFEDGGHHRPNRHAEISRFIFRELERISSRKDTSPQELLVIRKIHPCLPSFKAEFTASVPLTRIRDIAHRNDIPHNLKQEIKHTIQNKLHRCAGPEDLIATAAMLERITKKPGEYNEAFVEQFKIFHHELKDFFNAGSLTEQLDSIKESFDEKGKSRLSSFLDCKKALDNFQGTPDILKGNGIEILINTIQSLNGLREIITKGLESGIRNDAPDTAIAIRQKWRLAEIGLEDYAFVLMSRYLNALEAAGGAQYLAEKVSSKNVNSWNDPIGALVVGIRQLGLSGWKLEECKAIENELLAWQEKGLSEKEGSEDGKTIWALRIKATLDRSKRLIDEYSEALLQIFPPKVELLGKALGIPENSVRTFTEAEIRAGIIFQVSKLCTMLLKAVRTTLGSQGFDVLVPGLAHGTLIQVEKIIPGALPSSVEGPVILVVNKADGDEEVTAAGNNIVGVILLQELPHLSHLGVRARQEKVAFVTCEDDDKIATIKKLEGKYVRLDASPSGVNVIPSTLEDGNSNLVVKTSSDETPTDSVPKPIYSSQGVSTGDIIALADADVQTSGAKAAACGTLASLAAVSAKVYSDQGVPASFNVPNGAVIPFGTMELAIEANKSTEVFVSLLEQLETAKMDGGVLDKLCTELQNLISSLQLPTQILESLGKLFEKDARLIVRSSANVEDLAGMSAAGLYDSIPNVTLSNPVNFGKAVCRVWASLYTRRAVLSRRVAGVPQKAATMAVLVQEMLSPDLSFVLHTVSPTDNDTNLVEAEIAPGLGETLAAGTRGTPWRLCSGKFDGVVRTLAFANFSEEMVVGGMVDGEVVHLTVDYSKKPLTVNPVFRQQLGQKLGAVGLFLERKFGCAQDVEGCVVGKDVFIVQTRPQPL, from the exons ATGGATACTCTGCGTGTGCTCAATTGTTACTCTGCCACCAAGAATCCTTCATCTTTAGAAACCCATTTATCAAGGGAAGAATTCAGATTCTTTCGTCACAATAACCGGCAAAGAACTTTTCGCCTTCTGGGGTTTTCTAAGCCGGTATTTACTGGCCATAATTTGGGATTTCAACACCAATCGTTTCCCATTGTTTGTGCTGTCTCCACCCAAACCAG AGAAGGGGAGACAGGGGAAAAAGAGATGAAGTCGAAGGCACTTCGTGGGATGGTGCAGCTGAATCTCCGGTTAGACCACCAGGTTAAATTCGGTGAGCACGTTGGAGTCTTGGGCTCGACGAAAGAATTCGGTTCATGGAAAAAGAAGAAACAGTTAAACTGGACGGAAACCGGTTGGGTATGCAACATGGAATGTAAAGGTGGCGAGACTATCGAGTTCAAGTTCGTTGTTGAACAAACAGACAAAAGCATGATTTGGGAAGGTGGGGATAACCGCGTATTGAAGCTCCCACAATCCGGGAGTTACGAGATCGTTTTTCATTGGAATATGACTAATGAGCCTCTGAATCTGTTGCCTTTGGATAGCAATGAATATGAGGTGGAAGTGGAAAGTGTAGATGAGAAAAAAGACGATAACGGGTCTCTAGTTGTAGAGGGTGCAACGAGCCCGTTTGTGGATAAATGGCAAGGGAAAGAAGCATCGTTCATGCAATCAAATGAGCACGGAAATAGAGAAAGAGAGAGACACTGGGATACCTCTGGGCTTGAAGGGGTGGCGTTAAAGTTGGTTGAAGGTGATAAAAGCGGCAGGAATTGGTGGCGAAAG CTTGAAGTTATTCGTGATCTAGTGGTTGAAAGTAAGGATGGGGCCGAACGTTTGGATGCTCTCATATATTCAGCCATTTATCTTAAG TGGATAAATACGGGTCAAATTCCTTGTTTTGAGGATGGGGGTCATCACAGGCCAAATAGGCATGCGGAAATTTCTAGGTTTATATTCCGGGAATTGGAAAGAATATCTAGTAGGAAAGATACTTCCCCACAG GAGCTACTTGTAATCCGAAAAATTCATCCATGCTTACCATCGTTTAAAGCAGAATTCACTGCATCTGTTCCTTTAACTCGAATACGAGACATTGCTCACAGAAACGATATCCCACATAACCTCAAG CAagaaatcaaacatacgatacaGAACAAGCTTCATAGGTGTGCGGGCCCCGAAGATCTAATCGCAACTGCCGCAATGCTTGAAAGAATCACCAAGAAACCAGGAGAATACAACGAAGCATTTGTCGAACAGTTCAAAATATTCCATCATGAACTTAAGGATTTCTTCAATGCTGGAAG CCTTACTGAACAACTTGATTCGATTAAAGAATCTTTTGACGAAAAGGGTAAGTCAAGACTATCATCATTCTTGGATTGCAAGAAG GCTTTGGACAATTTCCAAGGTACACCTGATATTTTGAAGGGCAATGGGATAGAAATATTAATCAATACCATACAATCGTTAAATGGTCTTAGAGAGATAATCACAAAAGGTCTAGAAAGTGGTATCCGTAATGACGCCCCTGATACTGCAATAGCAATACGCCAAAAG TGGCGTCTAGCTGAGATTGGACTTGAGGACTATGCATTTGTTCTAATGAGTAG ATATCTCAATGCACTTGAAGCTGCTGGCGGAGCGCAATATCTTGCAGAGAAAGTTAGTTCAAAAAATGTTAACTCATGGAATGACCCGATTGGTGCCCTTGTTGTCGGCATTCGTCAGCTAGGGTTATCCGGTTGGAAATTAGAAGAATGTAAAGCAATTGAAAATGAACTTCTTGCTTGGCAAGAAAAAGGTCTTTCGGAGAAAGAAG GTAGTGAAGATGGGAAGACAATATGGGCATTAAGGATTAAAGCCACGTTAGATAGATCTAAGAGGCTCATTGATGAATACTCCGAAGCACTTCTGCAAATTTTCCCTCCGAAAGTTGAG CTGTTGGGCAAAGCTCTTGGAATCCCGGAGAATAGTGTGAGAACATTCACCGAAGCAGAGATACGTGCGGG TATAATTTTTCAGGTTTCCAAACTCTGCACTATGCTTCTAAAGGCGGTTCGGACCACACTCGGGTCTCAAGGTTTTGATGTTCTTGTTCCTGGGTTGGCTCATGGAACTTTGATACAG GTTGAAAAAATAATACCAGGTGCACTGCCATCATCTGTTGAGGGACCCGTTATTCTTGTCGTCAACAAAGCCGATGGTGATGAGGAG GTAACAGCTGCAGGGAACAACATAGTGGGAGTTATTCTGCTCCAAGAGTTGCCTCATTTATCTCATCTTGGTGTCAGGGCCCGACAA GAGAAAGTTGCGTTTGTGACATGTGAAGATGATGACAAAATTGCCACTATTAAAAAGCTTGAGGGGAAGTATGTGAG GTTAGACGCATCCCCATCGGGCGTAAATGTGATTCCGTCCACGTTGGAGGACGGAAATAGTAATCTTGTTGTGAAGACTTCATCAGATGAGACACCGACGGATTCTGTTCCTAAGCCAATCTACTCAAGCCAG GGTGTTTCTACCGGCGACATTATAGCACTTGCTGACGCAGATGTACAAACCTCGGGTGCAAAGGCAGCTGCTTGTGGCACCTTAGCTTCTCTGGCTGCAGTTTCTGCTAAAG TTTATAGCGATCAGGGAGTTCCAGCATCGTTTAATGTCCCAAACGGGGCGGTGATTCCTTTCGGTACCATGGAACTTGCAATAGAAGCAAACAAGTCAACGGAAGTTTTTGTTTCCTTACTGGAACAGCTCGAAACAGCCAAAATGGACGGTGGCGTGCTCGACAAATTGTGTACCGAGCTGCAAAATTTAATCAGCTCCCTGCAACTTCCGACCCAAATTCTTGAAAGTTTAGGGAAACTGTTCGAAAAGGATGCTCGTTTAATTGTCCGTTCAAGTGCTAATGTAGAGGATTTGGCTGGAATGTCGGCTGCCGGACTGTACGACTCAATTCCCAATGTCACCCTTTCGAATCCTGTGAATTTCGGAAAGGCTGTTTGTCGGGTATGGGCTTCTTTGTACACTCGAAGAGCGGTTTTGAGCCGTAGGGTTGCTGGCGTGCCACAAAAGGCGGCTACGATGGCGGTTTTGGTCCAGGAGATGCTTTCACCGGATCTTTCGTTTGTGTTGCACACCGTGAGCCCGACAGACAACGACACTAACTTGGTGGAAGCGGAGATTGCACCTGGGCTAGGGGAAACGCTAGCGGCTGGCACGAGAGGCACACCGTGGCGGCTTTGTTCTGGGAAGTTTGATGGGGTGGTTCGAACACTGGCATTTGCGAATTTTAGTGAAgagatggtggtgggtggtatGGTGGATGGGGAGGTGGTTCATTTGACAGTTGACTATAGCAAGAAGCCATTGACTGTGAACCCTGTTTTCCGGCAACAGTTGGGGCAGAAGCTCGGTGCCGTGGGTCTGTTCCTTGAGCGGAAGTTCGGGTGCGCTCAGGATGTGGAAGGATGTGTGGTTGGTAAAGACGTGTTCATCGTTCAGACTCGACCTCAACCATTGTGA